TTCTAGTATTCACATTATAACACCACCAAAATTATAGTATATGCTTATAAGCCTGTTGGATACATTTGTCCCAGTGATCCAAGCTTTTTATACTGAAAAAGCTCTTATTCATACCTTTCCAAATAAGCGAGGTTGAAAAGCATATACATCTTCTCCAGGGACATTAATACTAACACTTAGCTACAGAAGAAAAAGCAGGTACAGGGGAGTCAGAATCACCAAAATGAACAGAAGTGTAACAAAAGCAAGCATAAGAAGCAGTGACTGAATATTAGTATAACGTGACCCATACTATTTGTTCACCGAAGTCAACAGTAATGCTttcctttgggattttcttTGCAAATATGGTCACAACCAACTGATCAGGTTTCTGGTAGAATTCATGCCTGCATAAATTAGatactaaattaaatattgttaaaaaaaacatctgaCTTTACCCAAATCCTTAACTTTTGGGATGTGATTAGTTCTTAACACAGTATCAAAGTCTCTATAATCAAGTAGTCAGAAATTAGGTCCTTCCTCCCCTCATTAAGTTAAATTTCAGCAGAAGGTTTGCACTATGCATTGTTCATGCTAAAGCCTAAAAGTGTTAGACAGCAAACCATTCATGAACTTCATCTAATAAATTAAGCATTTGGGAgaagttaatttttaacaacatataacaaatatcaaaagatGTGTGAAATAAATATAACAGCAGTAGCACTCTTGAAATATACAATAATATTCATAACAATGAATACACGCAACCATAGAGTAAAAGCAGGTTTGACCTGTATTTAGGTTTAGTCACTGCAACTGTTGGCTTCTCTAGAAGATCATCTTGTTGCTGAACATCTTTTGGAGTAGCATCCTGTGTTGTGGTCTTTTCCTCTATAATAGGTATGGTATAAGATTCTTCTGTTCAACACAATATGTCCATCAAGCTCATGTCAGTTTCCAAGCCAAAAATGACATAAATCCACATTTTTACCTTCCAACAGTCAAGACACAATCATTGGTCACATATaaaacaaattctaaaacatGAAAGTAAATCCAAAAGACAAATAAGTTTcatcaaataaaaagaattttactaCTAGAAAGAATAGAGTTTACCTGCAATGAGCTTATCACATTCTTTGATCAAAGTAGCAAACCTTGAGTTGTCTGGAGACAATGATGCACCCACCTCTAGAGCAGCCTTAGCAGTCTCATATTCCTCAAGCTTCATGCACGCAGTACTGCAATTGATGCAACAAAGCAAAAATTAAATCAAGTATAGCACAGTTGAACAAGGATAAAGAATTGAGAACATccaatgtaaaaatataaaataggatGCGGTGTGATGACGCACAGAAAgcaatttaaatcaaatttagcCACAAATATCCTCATTACATTTAAccatcatataaaataattaagtgttcaaattaaaattgattgagcAAGACCTCAGAATTTGCATGATGCAGCTAAATCAGCCACATTACATATATATCATGCAACCCTCCTTGTCCCAGGCACACCTCAATACCTAGGCAGCTAAGTTGCTGCTTTTGACAACACTTAACAGAAGATTTTTACAATCACAAATTGACATGCACAATAAGTTTGTTGTCTGTTACAGTActtatcttaaaagtcataccTATCATTTATATacagaaaaaaatcaaagtgaATAGTGATAATTATAGTATGATTAAGAAAGGGAAAGGACAAGGTGACGGGGTACTTACCCTTTCCGCAAATATGCTTTTGGTAGAGAAGAATTCAATTCAATTGCTTTGTTAGCATCAGCAACAGCCTCTGCACAAAAGCAAGAAAATTTAGTTCCCAAAATTTAGTAATTAGTAAAACATTACAACCACATGTCTACAGGACGCCATGAACACAAAATAAACACCATACCAaaatttcttgtttttcttcagaaaaaaaaaaaaaaacaagacatTAGACAGTAAAAACAATTTCATCTTGGTCAAATGAACCAACTTCAACCATGATGACCCAATTGAACACAGATTCCGTCGCAAGCAAAACCCGATGCTTTATACAGAACAGGCAAAAGGGTATTCGAAAAACACAAACTTTTTTCAAGGGAGGGAGAGATGGTGTACCAGTGAAGTTGTTGAGTTTGATGTTGGCTTGGGCTCGGTCGGCGTAGAGTTCGGCTTTGTTGGGTTCGAGGTGAATGGCCTGAGAAAGAAGGTCCACGGCGAGTTCGAAGTGGTCTTCGACGAAGGCCTCTTTGGCTTTTGCTTCGAGATCGGAAGCCATGGGGGAGAGAGAGACAGACAGACAGACACGgaaagaggaaaaaggaaggttCTAGAGAGGGAAAACGAAGGATCGTGATTTGGAAttggaagagaaagaagaaggaataggaatgaatgaatgatTGATTGACCAGAACGAATGAGAGGTGAGTGGGTATAGAGAGAATGGAACCGGCAAACTCTGCAAGAGGAAGGGAGtagactttggcaagtcttcccaaaatcattatattatttataattaatagtaataagatttttctttgaaaatacaaataaaattatattttaattaatcatttaatcTTTATAGTTTGATGATTTCTatcttttagttattatatttttttaagtaaatttttaattcttttttagtccctgcagtctaaaaataatttttttagtttttataatttgtattttattttttttagtccttataatttaaaattgatctttttattttctatactttatgttttaattcttttataattcTTACTATCAAAACATGAGTagtattatcaattacaattaattataaaaatattaataagtaatttataattaatttattataaaataatttataaaaaaataattaataatttataactaatttgtagttaattatttttatatttttttaataaggagtaaaagataattaaaataatagaaactaAATAGATCACTTTCAaagtataagaactaaaaaagaataaaaatacaaatcacatgaacttaaaatattatttttagaactatataaactaaaagataattaaaatataaattaaaaaaactaaaaataccaCTTGCATGggaataaaaagtataaatcataaatatataaagaccaaatgagtaatttaatctaaaattattaagaatttGTTTAATTAGAGATTAAAGAGTAGAGATTTAAGAGGTAAGAATAAATTTAAGAGATATGttcttttgaaattaaagataaaattatgggAATAAGTTGTTTGGATAAAGATGCATgttaatttctatatttattaacttttaatttgatcCCATATAGTGTGCAAAAGTTTAAGATTTAAGaagtaaatttaaattgagattgATTAAGATTAtgatctttttaaaatttagttggtctacaaagatatttttaaatcaagCGATTGGATATAAATGATTAATGTGTTGAAGTTGAGGTTGAATTATTTGGGTATtacccaagtttcatggtcgaATTCCGGATGTCACTGTCATATCCCCTAATGAATCAAAagattaagacaaaaaaaatctttatataacttgatattattaatattttagtttgttaAACATACAAGTAAATCTGAATTATTttgcataattaaattttaaaataaatgaatattttataatcatatatataataattaaaatttataataaataaatttattgtaatttataaattatattttagatatacataaagtatttatattatgatagaaggttat
The Glycine max cultivar Williams 82 chromosome 16, Glycine_max_v4.0, whole genome shotgun sequence genome window above contains:
- the LOC100780174 gene encoding protein SGT1 homolog, producing the protein MASDLEAKAKEAFVEDHFELAVDLLSQAIHLEPNKAELYADRAQANIKLNNFTEAVADANKAIELNSSLPKAYLRKGTACMKLEEYETAKAALEVGASLSPDNSRFATLIKECDKLIAEESYTIPIIEEKTTTQDATPKDVQQQDDLLEKPTVAVTKPKYRHEFYQKPDQLVVTIFAKKIPKESITVDFGEQILSVSINVPGEDVYAFQPRLFGKIVPSNCRYEVLSTKIEIRLAKAEPIHWTSLEFTTDIVVPQRVNASSVTGSQRPSYPSSKQTRDWDKIEAQVKKEEKDEKLDGDAALNKFFREIYQDADEDTRRAMKKSFVESNGTVLSTNWKEVGSKKVEGSAPDGMELKKWEY